The window TCCTGCTGATTCTAATAGGGGCGACGTGCTTGGTGCTAGGGTGGCCCCGGCCGGGGATGTGGACAATTGCGGGAGGGATGAGTTCCTGGTGAGTAACTACTATGCTGATAGCAGCAACATGATCTGGCTGTGCAAATATACCGGACCCGATGCGGTTGCGGGGGAGCCAGTGAACAATGAACAATTAGCAATTAACAATGTGCTGCAGAACTCACCCAATCCATTCAGCCATCAAACTACCATCAAATACCAAGTATCCCAATCGGGAAAAATCAGTTTGAAAGTCTATAATATTTCCGGGCAATTAGTAAAAACATTGGTGGACGAGGAAACCTCTCCCTTTAATCCCTCCCCTCGAGGGGAGGGAAGGGTGGGGTCGGTGGTATGGAACGGCTGTGACGACCGTGGGCAAAGGGTTTCCAACGGTGTATACGTCTACCGCCTGCAAAGCGGTGGCAATGTTATTACTAAAAAAATGACTTATATAAAATAGTGATGCTTTGTGCCTTTGCGTCTTAGTGTGAGAAGTAAAAAAGAAAGAACCATGAAACCATTCATAGCCATAACCATTGGCGACCCGGCCGGGATCGGCCCGGAGATCGCACTTAAGGCCGCAGCCGACCGGGAGGTCTTGCAGCGCTGCCGTCCGGTGCTGGTCGGCCCCCAGGATATCTGGGAGCAGGCAGCCAGGGCCTTCGGCCTCAAGATCACCGGGCTGGAGATCCATGACATCTACTGCCAGAAATTCTTTCTGACCCCCGGCAAGACCTCGGCCCAGAGCGGGGGGATCGCCGCCCGTTCCATCATCGCCGGGGCTCTGCTGGCGCTGGACAATCAGGTGTCGGCCCTGGCCACCGCGCCCATCTCCAAGCTGGCCCTGCGCCAGGCCGGGTACCAGCAGCCGGGACATACCGAACTGCTGGCCGAGATCTGCGGGGTAAAGGATTTCGGGATGATGTTCGCCTCGGAGAACATCAAGGTCACCCTGGCCACCATTCACCAGCCTTATGCCCAGGTTCCCAAAACCCTGACCACGGCGGTGATCAAGGAGAAGATAGCGCTGACCCAAAAGGCCCTGATGAACTGGTGGGGCATAAAAAACCCCAGGATAGGGGTGCTGGGCCTAAACCCTCACGCCGGCGAGGACGGGCTGTTCGGAACCGAGGAAAAAAAGAGCATACTGCCGGCGGTAAGATATTTCCAAAAAACCGGCTGTGCGGTAACCGGGCCGTTGTCCTCGGAATCGGGCTTCGGCCTGATCCGCCGGGGAAAACTGGACGCCCTGATAGCCATGTACCACGACCAGGGCCTGCTGCCGCTGAAGGTTTTGGGCGGCACCATCAACATCACTTTGGGGCTTCCCATCATCCGGACCTCGCCGGACCACGGCACAGCCCTGGACATAGCCTGGCAGAATAAGGCCGATCACAGCCCCATGAAAAAGGCCATACTGCTGGCGTCCGCCCTGGGGGCAAAGAACACCTCCGGTCAACCATTCACCAGCCGAAACGGGAAATGAGAAAATGATAGAACTCGTGCACGTTACCAAGACCTTCCAGAACAGCTGGACCGCCTTAAAGGACATCAGCTTTGAGCTGGAGAAGGGGGAGTTCGTGTTCCTGATCGGGCCCTCGGGCTCGGGCAAAAGCACCATCCTCAAGACCATCATGATGGAGATCCTGCCGGACGAGGGCCTGGTGAAGGTGGCGGGTTTCGGCTCGGACTGCATCAAGGCCCGGGACATCCCCAAACTGCGGCGCAAACTG of the bacterium genome contains:
- the pdxA gene encoding 4-hydroxythreonine-4-phosphate dehydrogenase PdxA encodes the protein MKPFIAITIGDPAGIGPEIALKAAADREVLQRCRPVLVGPQDIWEQAARAFGLKITGLEIHDIYCQKFFLTPGKTSAQSGGIAARSIIAGALLALDNQVSALATAPISKLALRQAGYQQPGHTELLAEICGVKDFGMMFASENIKVTLATIHQPYAQVPKTLTTAVIKEKIALTQKALMNWWGIKNPRIGVLGLNPHAGEDGLFGTEEKKSILPAVRYFQKTGCAVTGPLSSESGFGLIRRGKLDALIAMYHDQGLLPLKVLGGTINITLGLPIIRTSPDHGTALDIAWQNKADHSPMKKAILLASALGAKNTSGQPFTSRNGK